From Rhodovastum atsumiense, a single genomic window includes:
- the gyrB gene encoding DNA topoisomerase (ATP-hydrolyzing) subunit B, which produces MSENAAPLPESDAYDASSISVLRGLDAVRKRPGMYIGDTDDGSGLHHMAFEIIDNAVDEAQAGFASRVELVLNGDGSVTVRDDGRGIPVDIHPEEGISAAEVVLTRLHAGGKFNQNSYKVSGGLHGVGAAVVNALSEWMDVRIWRDGSEHFIRFVHGDAVAPLAKVGPQDRPNGTEVTFKPSGQTFTKTEFDITVLERRLRELAFLNSGLAIVLRDERHAPATEISFHYEGGLIAFVEWLDRAKTPVLSPPISVSAEANGSGIRVEFALSWNDSFHETMLCFTNNIPQRDGGTHLAGFRQALTRVVTKYAEGMGKKDSLSLVGDDMREGMTAVLSVKVPDPKFSSQTKEKLVSSEVQPVVQAVAADAIAHWFETHPKEAKSIIGKVMDAAAAREAARKARELTRRKGVLDISTLPGKLADCQERDPSKCEMFIVEGDSAGGSAKQGRDRKFQAILPLKGKILNVERARFDRMLGSAEIGTLITALGAGIGRAEADQGGFDVAKLRYHRIVIMTDADVDGSHIRTLLLTFFFRQMPQLIERGHLFIAQPPLYRAKRGNEERYLKDDAALERFLLDKALAEARLTYADGRELQGPELEEEASWLREASLRLRRLAGDVPTALLEQAAIAGALTADTARATAAAQTLVQRLNAISLPSERTWVVAADGQGLKLTRTVRGVAERHMLEASALRSADARWLAERTQALVTRFAQPAVLRLDRDTQPAAGPASAFDRILGHGRRGLTIQRFKGLGEMNPDQLWKTTLDPAARTLLQVKVGDVEDAAQVFSTLMGDVVEPRREFIVGNALKVANLDV; this is translated from the coding sequence GCCGCTTCCCGAGTCCGACGCCTACGATGCCTCGTCCATCTCCGTGCTGCGCGGCCTTGATGCCGTGCGCAAGCGACCCGGGATGTATATCGGCGACACCGATGACGGCTCCGGGCTGCACCACATGGCCTTCGAGATCATCGACAATGCCGTGGACGAGGCGCAGGCCGGCTTCGCCTCCCGCGTCGAGCTTGTGCTCAACGGCGATGGCAGCGTGACCGTGCGCGATGACGGGCGCGGCATTCCCGTCGATATCCATCCCGAGGAAGGGATCTCGGCCGCGGAGGTGGTGCTGACTCGCCTGCACGCCGGCGGGAAGTTCAACCAGAACTCCTACAAGGTGTCGGGCGGCCTGCACGGCGTCGGCGCGGCGGTGGTGAACGCACTGTCCGAATGGATGGACGTGCGCATCTGGCGCGACGGGTCCGAGCACTTCATCCGCTTCGTGCACGGCGACGCGGTGGCGCCGCTGGCCAAGGTGGGGCCGCAGGACCGCCCGAACGGCACCGAGGTGACCTTCAAGCCGAGTGGGCAAACCTTCACAAAGACGGAGTTCGACATCACGGTGCTGGAGCGCCGGCTGCGCGAACTCGCCTTCCTCAATTCGGGCCTCGCCATCGTCCTGCGCGACGAGCGGCACGCCCCGGCCACCGAAATCTCATTCCACTACGAAGGCGGGCTGATCGCCTTCGTCGAATGGCTCGACCGGGCCAAGACGCCGGTGCTCTCGCCGCCGATCAGCGTCTCGGCCGAGGCCAATGGCAGCGGCATCCGCGTGGAGTTCGCGCTGTCCTGGAACGACAGTTTCCACGAGACCATGCTGTGCTTCACCAACAACATCCCGCAGCGTGACGGCGGCACCCACCTGGCCGGCTTCCGCCAGGCGCTGACCCGCGTGGTGACGAAATACGCCGAGGGGATGGGCAAGAAGGACAGCCTGTCCCTGGTCGGCGACGACATGCGCGAAGGCATGACCGCGGTGCTGTCGGTGAAGGTGCCCGATCCGAAATTCTCCTCGCAGACCAAGGAGAAACTGGTCAGCTCCGAGGTGCAGCCGGTGGTGCAGGCCGTGGCCGCGGACGCCATCGCGCACTGGTTCGAGACGCATCCGAAGGAAGCGAAGTCGATCATCGGCAAGGTGATGGACGCCGCCGCGGCGCGCGAGGCCGCCCGCAAGGCGCGCGAGCTGACGCGCCGGAAGGGCGTGCTGGATATCTCCACGCTGCCGGGCAAGCTCGCCGACTGCCAGGAGCGCGACCCCTCGAAATGCGAGATGTTCATCGTCGAGGGTGATTCGGCCGGTGGCTCGGCCAAGCAGGGACGTGACCGCAAGTTCCAGGCGATCCTGCCGCTGAAAGGCAAGATCCTGAACGTCGAGCGCGCGCGCTTCGACCGCATGCTCGGCAGCGCCGAAATCGGCACGCTGATCACTGCCCTCGGCGCCGGCATCGGCCGCGCCGAGGCCGACCAGGGCGGCTTCGACGTCGCCAAGCTGCGCTACCACCGCATCGTCATCATGACCGACGCGGACGTGGACGGCTCGCATATCCGCACGCTGCTGCTGACCTTCTTCTTCCGCCAGATGCCGCAATTGATCGAACGCGGCCATTTGTTCATCGCGCAGCCACCGCTCTACCGGGCCAAGCGCGGCAACGAGGAGCGCTACCTCAAGGACGACGCGGCGCTCGAACGCTTCCTGCTCGACAAGGCGCTGGCCGAGGCGCGGCTGACCTATGCCGATGGCCGCGAGTTGCAGGGGCCGGAGCTGGAAGAGGAAGCGTCCTGGCTGCGCGAGGCCAGCCTGCGGCTGCGCCGGCTGGCCGGCGACGTTCCGACCGCCCTGCTCGAGCAGGCCGCCATCGCCGGCGCCCTGACCGCGGATACGGCGCGGGCCACCGCGGCGGCACAGACGCTGGTGCAACGGCTGAACGCCATCTCGCTGCCGAGCGAGCGCACCTGGGTGGTGGCCGCCGACGGGCAGGGCCTCAAGCTGACGCGCACGGTGCGCGGGGTGGCGGAGCGGCACATGCTGGAGGCTTCGGCATTGCGCAGCGCCGATGCGCGCTGGCTGGCCGAGCGCACGCAGGCGCTGGTCACCCGCTTCGCCCAACCGGCCGTGCTCAGGCTCGATCGCGACACCCAGCCGGCGGCCGGCCCCGCCAGCGCCTTCGACCGGATCCTCGGGCATGGCAGGCGCGGCCTGACCATCCAGCGCTTCAAGGGCCTGGGCGAGATGAACCCCGACCAGTTGTGGAAGACCACGCTCGATCCGGCGGCCCGCACGCTGCTGCAGGTCAAGGTCGGCGATGTCGAGGATGCGGCGCAGGTGTTCTCCACCCTCATGGGTGACGTTGTTGAACCAAGACGCGAATTCATTGTCGGCAATGCGCTGAAAGTGGCGAATCTCGACGTCTGA